Proteins from a genomic interval of Thermanaerothrix sp.:
- the fapR gene encoding transcription factor FapR produces the protein MIPTRSDHRKNRHKVLMDLIKSNPLLTDEELADRLKVSISTVRLDRVILGIPELRERMRLMAEAAGSRLRSLTRDEVVGDLLELEPNVGALSMLEAAPDMAFRGTDRIWDHFIYAQASTLAMATIGAEMVITGSARIRYRYPAVVGDRLLARSKVGIHKGNKYVVSVRTRVKDREIFVGRFIVVSLDQENGL, from the coding sequence GTGATTCCAACGAGGTCCGACCATCGCAAGAACAGGCATAAGGTCCTTATGGACCTCATAAAGTCTAATCCTCTTTTGACCGACGAAGAGCTTGCGGATAGGCTGAAGGTCAGCATAAGCACCGTTAGGCTTGACCGGGTCATATTGGGTATACCTGAGCTTCGGGAGAGGATGCGGCTGATGGCGGAGGCGGCGGGTAGCAGGCTTAGATCTCTTACCAGGGATGAGGTGGTTGGGGATCTCCTTGAGCTTGAGCCCAATGTGGGGGCACTTTCGATGCTGGAAGCCGCTCCGGATATGGCTTTTAGGGGTACCGATAGGATATGGGATCACTTTATATATGCCCAGGCCAGCACGTTAGCCATGGCCACCATAGGGGCGGAGATGGTGATAACCGGCAGCGCAAGAATAAGGTACAGGTATCCTGCGGTGGTGGGGGATAGGCTTTTGGCCAGGTCTAAAGTGGGTATTCATAAGGGCAACAAATATGTGGTAAGCGTTAGGACAAGGGTTAAAGACCGTGAGATATTCGTCGGGCGTTTTATAGTGGTTAGCTTAGATCAAGAGAACGGTCTTTAG
- a CDS encoding ketoacyl-ACP synthase III, translating into MPKLCGFEVAVLGTGMAVPGKVVTNQDLEKMVDTSDQWIVERTGIRTRYVAEEGVLTSDISEEASKMALERAGISAEDLDLILVGTNSPDTLFPSVAAKLQGRLGALRAGAADVQSGCTGSLYAMAMGASFIASGVFRYVLVVGAEVPSKVVDWTDRNTCVLFGDGAGAVVLGPAKEEGLSGRVLGFSLRADGTKHDLITLMGGLVEHPASRETLDQGLHYVKMKGNDVFKFVNREIPPFLDGFLREMGIIPEDVSSWVFHQANWRIMEGVLKRLGVPEDRAVVNLDRYGNTSCASIMMALHEAIDSERIRKGDKVLVSSFGAGMTYGAMLLEF; encoded by the coding sequence ATGCCTAAGTTGTGTGGCTTTGAGGTGGCGGTGCTTGGCACTGGCATGGCGGTGCCAGGCAAGGTGGTCACCAACCAGGATCTTGAGAAGATGGTAGATACCTCTGACCAGTGGATAGTGGAGAGGACCGGAATAAGGACCAGGTATGTGGCGGAGGAGGGTGTTTTAACCTCCGATATATCTGAAGAGGCTTCTAAAATGGCCCTAGAAAGGGCTGGGATATCTGCCGAGGATTTGGATCTTATACTGGTTGGGACCAATTCTCCCGATACGCTCTTCCCCTCCGTGGCGGCCAAGTTGCAGGGGCGTCTTGGGGCCCTTCGGGCCGGAGCTGCGGACGTGCAGTCCGGTTGTACCGGATCTTTGTATGCCATGGCCATGGGGGCATCCTTTATAGCGTCCGGTGTGTTTAGGTACGTGCTGGTGGTGGGGGCGGAGGTCCCCTCCAAGGTGGTTGACTGGACTGACCGTAACACCTGTGTCCTCTTCGGTGACGGAGCTGGGGCTGTGGTTTTGGGCCCCGCCAAGGAAGAAGGACTGTCCGGCCGGGTCCTTGGATTTTCTTTAAGGGCCGATGGAACTAAGCACGATCTTATAACCCTTATGGGTGGTCTTGTGGAGCACCCCGCATCCCGTGAAACGCTGGACCAGGGGCTTCACTACGTCAAAATGAAGGGTAACGACGTGTTCAAGTTCGTAAATCGCGAGATACCGCCGTTCCTTGACGGTTTCCTAAGGGAGATGGGAATAATCCCAGAAGATGTGTCGAGCTGGGTTTTCCATCAGGCAAATTGGAGGATAATGGAAGGGGTACTGAAGCGTCTTGGGGTTCCAGAGGACCGGGCGGTGGTGAACCTGGATAGGTATGGCAACACCTCCTGTGCCTCTATAATGATGGCCCTTCACGAGGCGATTGATTCGGAGCGTATTCGCAAGGGGGATAAGGTGCTTGTTTCCTCCTTTGGGGCTGGTATGACCTATGGGGCCATGTTGCTGGAGTTTTAG
- the fabD gene encoding ACP S-malonyltransferase, giving the protein MSDYALIFPGQGAQEVGMGRDFYESYPAARRVFEEADSALGFPLSDVIFSGPEEELRKTALTQPAILTVSLAILAALRDDKGIELSPAFVAGHSLGEYTALAASRAISVADAVKLVHLRGSKMQEAVPLGKGAMVAVLGLEGDAVREVCSRASSNGVCEMANYNAPGQIVISGEAEAVDLAAQMAREAGASKVIPLKVSAPFHCSLMRPVADALREAFGSVSWSAPSFPLVSNVDAQPREDIEGIKDRLLEQTYSPVLWLDSVRAMADRGVQRFVEIGPGNVLTGLVKRCVKGVKGMSVSKVQDLDGLLDFIGEGH; this is encoded by the coding sequence ATGAGCGATTACGCGTTGATTTTCCCTGGCCAGGGAGCCCAAGAGGTAGGAATGGGTCGGGACTTTTACGAGTCTTACCCCGCTGCTAGGAGGGTCTTTGAGGAGGCGGATTCCGCGCTGGGGTTCCCCCTTTCGGATGTAATATTTTCTGGCCCTGAGGAGGAGTTAAGGAAGACCGCCTTAACCCAGCCGGCCATATTGACGGTTTCCTTGGCGATTTTGGCAGCCCTGAGGGATGACAAGGGCATTGAATTGTCTCCCGCTTTTGTGGCGGGTCATAGCCTTGGGGAGTACACCGCTTTGGCGGCCTCCAGGGCCATATCTGTGGCGGATGCGGTGAAGCTTGTGCACCTCAGGGGGAGTAAGATGCAGGAGGCGGTCCCCTTGGGCAAGGGAGCCATGGTGGCGGTTCTTGGCCTTGAGGGGGATGCGGTGAGGGAAGTTTGTTCCCGGGCGTCTTCTAATGGGGTGTGCGAGATGGCCAACTACAATGCTCCGGGACAGATAGTGATCTCCGGAGAGGCTGAGGCCGTGGATTTGGCGGCTCAGATGGCAAGGGAAGCTGGAGCCTCCAAGGTAATCCCGTTGAAGGTAAGCGCCCCTTTCCACTGTTCTCTTATGAGGCCCGTGGCGGATGCTTTGAGGGAGGCCTTTGGATCCGTCAGTTGGTCCGCTCCGTCCTTCCCGCTGGTTTCAAACGTGGATGCCCAGCCAAGGGAGGATATAGAGGGGATAAAAGATCGGCTTCTTGAGCAGACGTACTCTCCGGTTCTTTGGTTGGACAGCGTAAGGGCCATGGCGGATAGAGGGGTCCAGCGCTTCGTTGAAATAGGACCCGGCAATGTGCTTACCGGTCTTGTCAAACGTTGTGTAAAGGGCGTTAAGGGTATGAGCGTGTCCAAGGTTCAGGATTTGGATGGTTTGCTTGATTTTATAGGGGAGGGCCACTAG
- the rpmF gene encoding 50S ribosomal protein L32: MATPKRRVSHSRTHNRKAHWLGALEVPSLTTCSHCGETIQTYRACPACGYYRGRQVVKVSEEKE; the protein is encoded by the coding sequence ATGGCTACGCCAAAGAGGCGCGTTTCCCACTCTAGGACTCACAACAGGAAGGCCCATTGGCTTGGGGCTCTGGAGGTTCCCAGTCTCACCACCTGTTCGCACTGCGGGGAAACCATTCAGACCTACAGGGCTTGCCCTGCCTGTGGATACTACAGGGGCAGACAGGTGGTTAAGGTTTCCGAGGAGAAGGAGTAA
- the plsX gene encoding phosphate acyltransferase PlsX, with translation MILAVDAMGGDRAPFEPCRGAIMACQMDSSLQIALVGDASKISPLLEEAPAGVRSRVHLVHADEFISMDDSPSVSIRKKRNSSMRLAMEMVRSKEAEAVISAGNTGAIVAGGILVLGRIPGIDRPGLGVPIATLSSRVSLLLDVGATVRCKPVNLAQFALMGSIYMRSLVGVSDPSVALLSNGEEDIKGDDVILQAREMLKASSLNFVGYVEGKDVPLGTTDVVVCDGYTGNVLLKFGEGLGEGVMNLMKEEISKSFLPKVGLLFMMPMLKKLHYRFDYERHGGTPLLGVRGTVIKAHGRSRAKAICNALMVARDFVAKRGVQTIEDELAKGGI, from the coding sequence ATGATTTTGGCTGTGGATGCCATGGGGGGAGACAGGGCGCCTTTCGAACCTTGCAGGGGGGCGATTATGGCATGTCAGATGGATTCGTCCCTTCAGATTGCCCTGGTGGGAGATGCATCTAAGATATCTCCCCTTTTGGAGGAAGCCCCTGCGGGTGTCAGAAGCAGGGTCCATTTGGTTCACGCCGACGAGTTTATCTCCATGGATGACTCTCCGTCGGTTTCAATAAGAAAGAAGCGGAACTCCAGCATGAGGTTGGCCATGGAGATGGTGCGTTCCAAAGAGGCGGAGGCGGTTATATCTGCGGGCAACACCGGCGCCATCGTGGCGGGCGGAATACTGGTTTTGGGTAGGATACCGGGTATAGACAGGCCTGGCCTTGGAGTTCCAATAGCCACTTTGTCATCCAGGGTGAGCCTCCTTTTGGATGTGGGGGCCACTGTTCGGTGCAAACCTGTAAACCTGGCGCAGTTCGCGCTTATGGGGTCCATATACATGCGTTCTCTTGTAGGGGTATCGGATCCGTCGGTTGCCCTCCTCTCCAATGGGGAGGAGGACATAAAGGGTGATGACGTGATTCTCCAGGCCAGGGAGATGCTGAAGGCAAGTTCTCTGAACTTTGTGGGCTATGTGGAGGGTAAGGATGTGCCATTGGGGACCACCGATGTGGTGGTTTGCGATGGTTACACTGGCAACGTGTTGCTTAAATTTGGCGAGGGCCTGGGGGAGGGTGTTATGAACCTCATGAAGGAGGAGATATCGAAGAGCTTCCTCCCCAAGGTGGGGCTCCTTTTCATGATGCCAATGCTTAAGAAGCTGCACTATCGATTTGATTACGAAAGGCATGGCGGTACTCCCCTCCTTGGGGTTAGAGGAACCGTCATAAAGGCTCACGGAAGATCCAGGGCCAAGGCCATATGTAATGCTCTGATGGTGGCCAGGGACTTCGTAGCTAAGCGCGGTGTCCAGACTATAGAGGACGAACTTGCCAAGGGGGGAATATAG
- a CDS encoding acetate kinase produces the protein MKVLVLNCGSSSLKYQLIDMSDETLLAKGLVERIGIHGSRIKHVKVGMDPVVKETDIPNHDVAVRLVIDALLDSSHGVLKDLSELSAAGHRVVHGGEKFTRSVLVDDEVIRGIEEVIPLAPLHNPANLMGIRAVMNALPGLPNVAVFDTAFHQTMPPQAYMYGIPYEHYQVDRVRRYGFHGTSHFYVAHRVAQVMNRPIEELKIVTCHLGNGSSITAVDGGKSVDTSLGYGTTEGILMGTRSGNLDPSVMIYLMEKYGDAKTVSDVVHKKSGVCAISGISSDMRDVEEAMEKGDQRAKLAFDMLCYGIRKYIGAYAAAMGGLDAIVFTAGIGENSDLVREEVCRHLEFLGVKFDPSKNKVRGKEAELSTPDSRVKVFVIPTNEELVIARDTKELVTRG, from the coding sequence GTGAAGGTCTTGGTTTTGAACTGCGGGAGTTCTTCTTTGAAGTATCAGCTCATCGACATGTCCGATGAGACCCTTCTGGCTAAGGGGTTGGTGGAGAGGATCGGAATCCACGGATCCAGGATAAAGCATGTGAAGGTGGGGATGGATCCGGTGGTTAAGGAGACTGACATTCCCAACCATGACGTTGCGGTGAGGCTGGTTATAGATGCCCTGCTTGATTCGTCTCACGGGGTGCTCAAGGATCTTTCTGAGCTATCCGCTGCGGGCCACCGGGTGGTCCACGGGGGCGAGAAGTTTACCCGCTCGGTGCTTGTGGATGACGAGGTTATTAGGGGTATTGAAGAGGTGATTCCCTTGGCGCCTCTTCACAACCCCGCCAACCTCATGGGGATAAGGGCTGTGATGAATGCGCTGCCCGGTTTGCCCAATGTGGCGGTCTTTGATACCGCCTTTCATCAGACCATGCCTCCGCAGGCCTATATGTACGGTATCCCTTATGAGCATTACCAGGTGGATAGGGTTCGCCGTTACGGCTTCCATGGCACCAGTCATTTCTATGTGGCCCACCGGGTTGCCCAGGTGATGAACAGGCCTATAGAGGAACTCAAGATAGTTACCTGCCACCTTGGCAACGGCAGTTCGATAACCGCGGTGGATGGAGGCAAGAGCGTGGACACCAGCCTTGGTTATGGAACCACGGAGGGAATTCTCATGGGTACCAGGTCCGGTAACCTGGATCCCTCGGTGATGATATATCTGATGGAGAAGTATGGGGATGCAAAGACGGTGAGTGATGTGGTTCACAAGAAGAGCGGCGTTTGTGCCATAAGCGGCATCTCCAGCGATATGAGGGACGTGGAGGAGGCCATGGAGAAGGGGGACCAGCGGGCCAAGCTGGCCTTCGACATGTTGTGCTATGGCATAAGAAAGTACATAGGCGCCTATGCTGCGGCTATGGGCGGATTAGATGCCATTGTGTTTACCGCCGGCATAGGGGAGAACAGCGACCTGGTTAGGGAAGAGGTCTGTAGGCACCTGGAGTTCCTGGGTGTTAAGTTCGATCCATCGAAGAATAAAGTGCGCGGCAAGGAGGCAGAGTTGAGCACCCCTGATTCAAGAGTTAAGGTCTTTGTGATACCCACCAACGAGGAGCTGGTCATAGCAAGGGACACCAAGGAGTTGGTGACCAGGGGATAA
- a CDS encoding nucleotidyltransferase family protein, translating into MYNTPIIGIVAEYNPLHKGHKYHLDRTREAFPNCPIVVVLSSNFVQRGEPAFLDKWSRAEAALEAGADLILDLPTPFSCHQAQVFASAAVDILWATGLVTHMSFGMEDPSDLLEKAGSILIQEPPAFKLSLRKWLEQGFSFVEARTRALDEIETGLGTFLKGSNNLLALAYKIRIMSRGLPIKTFPIRRIGAAYNQKDFCDIPSATAIRTLWASGEKGRALEGLPDFCREILERESQKGRIVQREAPTWWNLLRWKILSSSTEEISLSAEMSEGLENNLKRWAARAQSYDEFLDRTVSRRYPRSRIQRLCCHLLLGYSHWFNRAAQRLGPSWIGVLGMSPIGKALLRRMRESAKLPVISRFTSPRDHYSRELLKMEERACQLWEILAGGDVSSFRSRRIITTCENQPGGSSPSSS; encoded by the coding sequence TTGTATAATACCCCCATAATCGGGATAGTTGCAGAATATAACCCATTACACAAGGGACACAAGTACCACCTGGACAGAACGCGGGAGGCCTTCCCCAACTGCCCCATAGTGGTGGTGTTGTCCTCCAATTTCGTCCAACGGGGCGAACCCGCATTCCTTGACAAGTGGAGCCGGGCGGAGGCGGCGCTTGAAGCCGGGGCGGACCTCATATTGGATCTGCCAACCCCCTTCTCGTGCCATCAAGCACAGGTCTTCGCTTCCGCCGCCGTGGACATACTATGGGCTACCGGACTGGTTACCCATATGTCCTTTGGAATGGAAGACCCCAGCGATCTCCTTGAAAAAGCCGGCTCCATATTAATACAGGAACCCCCTGCCTTCAAGCTCAGCCTTAGGAAATGGCTGGAGCAGGGGTTCTCTTTCGTTGAAGCCAGGACCAGGGCATTGGATGAGATAGAGACAGGACTTGGGACGTTTCTGAAGGGGTCCAACAACCTCCTCGCCCTAGCGTATAAGATCAGGATAATGTCCCGCGGGCTGCCGATAAAGACCTTCCCCATAAGGCGCATAGGAGCAGCATATAACCAAAAGGACTTCTGCGACATCCCCAGCGCCACCGCCATAAGGACCCTATGGGCGTCCGGCGAAAAAGGAAGGGCATTGGAGGGCCTTCCTGATTTCTGCCGCGAAATACTTGAACGAGAGTCACAAAAAGGGCGGATCGTTCAACGGGAGGCCCCTACTTGGTGGAATTTGCTACGCTGGAAAATACTAAGTTCTTCCACGGAAGAAATCTCCCTATCCGCCGAGATGTCCGAGGGGCTTGAGAACAACTTGAAAAGGTGGGCCGCCAGGGCACAAAGCTATGACGAATTCCTGGACAGGACGGTAAGCCGCCGATACCCAAGGAGCAGGATACAACGACTATGCTGCCACCTTCTGCTTGGATACAGCCACTGGTTTAATCGAGCGGCTCAAAGGCTGGGCCCCTCATGGATAGGCGTCCTAGGCATGAGCCCCATTGGGAAGGCATTGCTCAGGCGCATGAGGGAGTCCGCCAAACTTCCAGTGATATCCCGCTTCACATCTCCAAGGGATCATTACTCCAGGGAGCTGCTTAAAATGGAGGAAAGAGCCTGTCAGCTATGGGAGATACTGGCCGGAGGAGATGTCAGCTCCTTCCGAAGCCGCCGGATCATTACGACTTGCGAAAATCAACCGGGGGGATCCTCTCCCTCATCCTCCTGA
- the coaD gene encoding pantetheine-phosphate adenylyltransferase encodes MIRAVYPGSFDPITNGHVYIAERAAALFDELVVAVLHNPQKRATFSVEERQMMAREALSHLPSVKVDAFEGLLVDFMRRKRSRIIIRGLRALSDFEYEFQLAQMNRQLAPEIETMFIVTDAQYSYLSSRGVKEVYSFGGSIQDMVPPGVFRRMRERIPPVDFRKS; translated from the coding sequence TGTCTACATAGCGGAGAGGGCGGCGGCTCTTTTTGACGAGCTCGTGGTTGCGGTGCTCCATAACCCGCAGAAGAGGGCAACTTTTAGCGTGGAGGAGAGGCAGATGATGGCAAGGGAGGCCCTTAGCCATCTTCCGTCGGTTAAAGTGGATGCGTTTGAGGGGCTGCTGGTGGATTTCATGAGGCGTAAGCGAAGCAGGATAATCATACGAGGGTTGCGTGCCCTTTCTGACTTTGAGTATGAGTTCCAGCTGGCCCAAATGAATCGTCAGCTGGCCCCGGAGATAGAGACCATGTTCATCGTAACCGACGCGCAGTATTCATATCTGTCCAGCCGGGGAGTGAAGGAGGTATATAGCTTCGGGGGCTCCATACAGGACATGGTGCCCCCGGGTGTGTTCAGGAGGATGAGGGAGAGGATCCCCCCGGTTGATTTTCGCAAGTCGTAA
- the fabK gene encoding enoyl-[acyl-carrier-protein] reductase FabK produces the protein MAVRLRSLPNRIIELTGIRYPVFQGGMAWVADAQLAAAVSNAGGLGIIAAANMPPELLDRELNRVRELTDRPFGLNIMLLSPTADDVIEIAAAHRVSVITTGAGKPGKVIERLKPLGAKIIPVVASVAHARRVEQQGADAVIAEGMESGGHIGEISTFALVPQVVDAVSIPVIAAGGIADGRGVAAAFALGAEGVQMGTRFVCVRECSAHQRYKEMILKAGDRSTVVTGRSTGHPVRCIKNKFSVKFEEMERNGASIEELEAFGSGRLRAAVVEGDVEWGSVMSGQCAGMIDDIPSAAEVIRSIFAQAADVSEGLGALGGFFRSLCLEEGR, from the coding sequence GTGGCAGTTAGGTTGAGGTCGTTGCCTAACAGGATCATAGAACTTACGGGAATAAGGTATCCGGTGTTCCAGGGTGGGATGGCTTGGGTTGCGGACGCTCAGCTGGCTGCGGCGGTTAGCAACGCAGGTGGCCTTGGGATAATTGCTGCGGCTAACATGCCTCCTGAGTTGTTGGACCGGGAACTCAATCGGGTTCGGGAACTGACGGATCGTCCCTTTGGTCTCAACATTATGTTGTTGTCCCCCACCGCGGACGACGTGATTGAGATAGCCGCGGCCCACAGGGTGTCGGTTATAACCACTGGGGCGGGTAAGCCCGGGAAGGTTATAGAGCGGCTTAAGCCTTTGGGGGCGAAGATCATACCGGTTGTAGCATCGGTGGCCCATGCAAGGCGGGTTGAGCAGCAGGGGGCTGATGCTGTTATAGCCGAGGGTATGGAGTCTGGGGGGCACATAGGGGAGATATCCACATTTGCCCTGGTGCCTCAAGTGGTGGATGCAGTATCCATCCCAGTTATAGCCGCCGGCGGCATAGCCGACGGCCGGGGGGTTGCCGCCGCTTTCGCGTTGGGGGCAGAGGGAGTCCAGATGGGGACCAGGTTTGTTTGTGTTAGGGAGTGTTCGGCCCACCAAAGATACAAGGAGATGATCCTAAAGGCAGGAGATAGGAGTACCGTGGTTACCGGCCGTTCTACGGGGCATCCTGTAAGGTGCATAAAAAACAAGTTCTCCGTCAAGTTTGAGGAGATGGAAAGAAATGGGGCTTCCATTGAGGAGCTGGAGGCCTTTGGCTCCGGTCGGCTTAGAGCTGCGGTGGTTGAGGGGGATGTGGAATGGGGATCGGTTATGTCTGGCCAGTGCGCAGGTATGATTGATGATATCCCAAGTGCCGCCGAGGTCATAAGAAGTATATTTGCTCAAGCCGCCGATGTGTCGGAGGGGCTGGGTGCTTTGGGGGGCTTTTTTAGGTCCCTCTGTTTGGAGGAGGGTAGGTAG